One Neovison vison isolate M4711 chromosome 2, ASM_NN_V1, whole genome shotgun sequence genomic window carries:
- the TIAL1 gene encoding nucleolysin TIAR isoform X2, whose translation MMEDDGQPRTLYVGNLSRDVTEVLILQLFSQIGPCKSCKMITEHTSNDPYCFVEFYEHRDAAAALAAMNGRKILGKEVKVNWATTPSSQKKDTSNHFHVFVGDLSPEITTEDIKSAFAPFGKISDARVVKDMATGKSKGYGFVSFYNKLDAENAIVHMGGQWLGGRQIRTNWATRKPPAPKSTQENNTKQLRFEDVVNQSSPKNCTVYCGGIASGLTDQLMRQTFSPFGQIMEIRVFPEKGYSFVRFSTHESAAHAIVSVNGTTIEGHVVKCYWGKESPDMTKNFQQVDYSQWGQWSQVYGNPQQYGQYMANGWQVPPYGVYGQPWNQQGFGVDQSPSAAWMGGFGAQPPQGQAPPPVIPPPNQAGYGMASYQTQ comes from the exons ATGATGGAAGACGACGGGCAGCCCCGGACTCT ATACGTAGGTAACCTCTCCAGAGATGTGACAGAAGTCCTTATCCTTCAGTTATTCAGTCAGATCGGACCCTGTAAAAGCTGTAAAATGATAACAGAG CATACAAGCAATGACCCATATTGCTTTGTGGAATTTTATGAACACAGAGATGCAGCTGCTGCATTAGCTGCtatgaatgggagaaaaattttGGGAAAG gaGGTCAAAGTAAACTGGGCAACAACACCAAGTAGCCAGAAAAAAGATACTTCCA ATCACTTCCATGTGTTTGTTGGGGATTTGAGTCCAGAAATTACAACAGAAGATATCAAATCAGCATTTGCCCCCTTTGGTAAAATATC GGATGCCCGAGTAGTTAAAGACATGGCAACTGGAAAATCCAAAGGCTATggttttgtatctttttataacAAACTG GATGCAGAAAATGCAATTGTGCATATGGGAGGTCAGTGGTTGGGTGGTCGTCAGATCAGAACTAACTGGGCCACACGTAAACCACCTGCACCTAAAAGTACACAAGAAA ATAACACTAAGCAGTTGAGATTTGAAGATGTAGTAAACCAGTCAAGTCCAAAAAATTGTACTGTGTACTGTGGAGGAATTGCCTCTGGGTTAACAG aTCAGCTTATGAGACAGACTTTCTCACCATTTggacaaattatggaaataagAGTTTTTCCAGAGAAAGGCTATTCATTTGTCAG ATTTTCAACCCACGAAAGTGCGGCCCATGCCATTGTTTCGGTGAATGGCACTACAATTGAAGGACATGTTGTTAAATGCTATTGGGGTAAAGAATCTCCTGATATGACTAAAAACTTCCAACAG GTCGACTATAGTCAGTGGGGGCAGTGGAGCCAGGTTTATGGAAACCCACAACAGTATGGACAGTATATGGCAAACGGGTGGCAAGTACCACCTTACGGAGTATACGGGCAACCGTGGAACCAGCAAGGATTTGGAGTAGA tcAATCACCTTCTGCTGCTTGGATGGGTGGATTTGGTGCTCAGCCTCCCCAAGGACAAGCTCCTCCCCCTGTAATACCTCCTCCTAACCAAGCTGGATATGGTATGGCAAGTTACCAAACACAGTGA
- the TIAL1 gene encoding nucleolysin TIAR isoform X1, with protein sequence MMEDDGQPRTLYVGNLSRDVTEVLILQLFSQIGPCKSCKMITEQPDSRRVNSSVGFSVLQHTSNDPYCFVEFYEHRDAAAALAAMNGRKILGKEVKVNWATTPSSQKKDTSNHFHVFVGDLSPEITTEDIKSAFAPFGKISDARVVKDMATGKSKGYGFVSFYNKLDAENAIVHMGGQWLGGRQIRTNWATRKPPAPKSTQENNTKQLRFEDVVNQSSPKNCTVYCGGIASGLTDQLMRQTFSPFGQIMEIRVFPEKGYSFVRFSTHESAAHAIVSVNGTTIEGHVVKCYWGKESPDMTKNFQQVDYSQWGQWSQVYGNPQQYGQYMANGWQVPPYGVYGQPWNQQGFGVDQSPSAAWMGGFGAQPPQGQAPPPVIPPPNQAGYGMASYQTQ encoded by the exons ATGATGGAAGACGACGGGCAGCCCCGGACTCT ATACGTAGGTAACCTCTCCAGAGATGTGACAGAAGTCCTTATCCTTCAGTTATTCAGTCAGATCGGACCCTGTAAAAGCTGTAAAATGATAACAGAG CAACCCGATAGCAGAAGGGTCAACTCTTCTGTTGGATTTTCTGTTTTGCAGCATACAAGCAATGACCCATATTGCTTTGTGGAATTTTATGAACACAGAGATGCAGCTGCTGCATTAGCTGCtatgaatgggagaaaaattttGGGAAAG gaGGTCAAAGTAAACTGGGCAACAACACCAAGTAGCCAGAAAAAAGATACTTCCA ATCACTTCCATGTGTTTGTTGGGGATTTGAGTCCAGAAATTACAACAGAAGATATCAAATCAGCATTTGCCCCCTTTGGTAAAATATC GGATGCCCGAGTAGTTAAAGACATGGCAACTGGAAAATCCAAAGGCTATggttttgtatctttttataacAAACTG GATGCAGAAAATGCAATTGTGCATATGGGAGGTCAGTGGTTGGGTGGTCGTCAGATCAGAACTAACTGGGCCACACGTAAACCACCTGCACCTAAAAGTACACAAGAAA ATAACACTAAGCAGTTGAGATTTGAAGATGTAGTAAACCAGTCAAGTCCAAAAAATTGTACTGTGTACTGTGGAGGAATTGCCTCTGGGTTAACAG aTCAGCTTATGAGACAGACTTTCTCACCATTTggacaaattatggaaataagAGTTTTTCCAGAGAAAGGCTATTCATTTGTCAG ATTTTCAACCCACGAAAGTGCGGCCCATGCCATTGTTTCGGTGAATGGCACTACAATTGAAGGACATGTTGTTAAATGCTATTGGGGTAAAGAATCTCCTGATATGACTAAAAACTTCCAACAG GTCGACTATAGTCAGTGGGGGCAGTGGAGCCAGGTTTATGGAAACCCACAACAGTATGGACAGTATATGGCAAACGGGTGGCAAGTACCACCTTACGGAGTATACGGGCAACCGTGGAACCAGCAAGGATTTGGAGTAGA tcAATCACCTTCTGCTGCTTGGATGGGTGGATTTGGTGCTCAGCCTCCCCAAGGACAAGCTCCTCCCCCTGTAATACCTCCTCCTAACCAAGCTGGATATGGTATGGCAAGTTACCAAACACAGTGA
- the TIAL1 gene encoding nucleolysin TIAR isoform X3 — MITEQPDSRRVNSSVGFSVLQHTSNDPYCFVEFYEHRDAAAALAAMNGRKILGKEVKVNWATTPSSQKKDTSNHFHVFVGDLSPEITTEDIKSAFAPFGKISDARVVKDMATGKSKGYGFVSFYNKLDAENAIVHMGGQWLGGRQIRTNWATRKPPAPKSTQENNTKQLRFEDVVNQSSPKNCTVYCGGIASGLTDQLMRQTFSPFGQIMEIRVFPEKGYSFVRFSTHESAAHAIVSVNGTTIEGHVVKCYWGKESPDMTKNFQQVDYSQWGQWSQVYGNPQQYGQYMANGWQVPPYGVYGQPWNQQGFGVDQSPSAAWMGGFGAQPPQGQAPPPVIPPPNQAGYGMASYQTQ, encoded by the exons ATGATAACAGAG CAACCCGATAGCAGAAGGGTCAACTCTTCTGTTGGATTTTCTGTTTTGCAGCATACAAGCAATGACCCATATTGCTTTGTGGAATTTTATGAACACAGAGATGCAGCTGCTGCATTAGCTGCtatgaatgggagaaaaattttGGGAAAG gaGGTCAAAGTAAACTGGGCAACAACACCAAGTAGCCAGAAAAAAGATACTTCCA ATCACTTCCATGTGTTTGTTGGGGATTTGAGTCCAGAAATTACAACAGAAGATATCAAATCAGCATTTGCCCCCTTTGGTAAAATATC GGATGCCCGAGTAGTTAAAGACATGGCAACTGGAAAATCCAAAGGCTATggttttgtatctttttataacAAACTG GATGCAGAAAATGCAATTGTGCATATGGGAGGTCAGTGGTTGGGTGGTCGTCAGATCAGAACTAACTGGGCCACACGTAAACCACCTGCACCTAAAAGTACACAAGAAA ATAACACTAAGCAGTTGAGATTTGAAGATGTAGTAAACCAGTCAAGTCCAAAAAATTGTACTGTGTACTGTGGAGGAATTGCCTCTGGGTTAACAG aTCAGCTTATGAGACAGACTTTCTCACCATTTggacaaattatggaaataagAGTTTTTCCAGAGAAAGGCTATTCATTTGTCAG ATTTTCAACCCACGAAAGTGCGGCCCATGCCATTGTTTCGGTGAATGGCACTACAATTGAAGGACATGTTGTTAAATGCTATTGGGGTAAAGAATCTCCTGATATGACTAAAAACTTCCAACAG GTCGACTATAGTCAGTGGGGGCAGTGGAGCCAGGTTTATGGAAACCCACAACAGTATGGACAGTATATGGCAAACGGGTGGCAAGTACCACCTTACGGAGTATACGGGCAACCGTGGAACCAGCAAGGATTTGGAGTAGA tcAATCACCTTCTGCTGCTTGGATGGGTGGATTTGGTGCTCAGCCTCCCCAAGGACAAGCTCCTCCCCCTGTAATACCTCCTCCTAACCAAGCTGGATATGGTATGGCAAGTTACCAAACACAGTGA
- the TIAL1 gene encoding nucleolysin TIAR isoform X4, with protein MDARVVKDMATGKSKGYGFVSFYNKLDAENAIVHMGGQWLGGRQIRTNWATRKPPAPKSTQENNTKQLRFEDVVNQSSPKNCTVYCGGIASGLTDQLMRQTFSPFGQIMEIRVFPEKGYSFVRFSTHESAAHAIVSVNGTTIEGHVVKCYWGKESPDMTKNFQQVDYSQWGQWSQVYGNPQQYGQYMANGWQVPPYGVYGQPWNQQGFGVDQSPSAAWMGGFGAQPPQGQAPPPVIPPPNQAGYGMASYQTQ; from the exons AT GGATGCCCGAGTAGTTAAAGACATGGCAACTGGAAAATCCAAAGGCTATggttttgtatctttttataacAAACTG GATGCAGAAAATGCAATTGTGCATATGGGAGGTCAGTGGTTGGGTGGTCGTCAGATCAGAACTAACTGGGCCACACGTAAACCACCTGCACCTAAAAGTACACAAGAAA ATAACACTAAGCAGTTGAGATTTGAAGATGTAGTAAACCAGTCAAGTCCAAAAAATTGTACTGTGTACTGTGGAGGAATTGCCTCTGGGTTAACAG aTCAGCTTATGAGACAGACTTTCTCACCATTTggacaaattatggaaataagAGTTTTTCCAGAGAAAGGCTATTCATTTGTCAG ATTTTCAACCCACGAAAGTGCGGCCCATGCCATTGTTTCGGTGAATGGCACTACAATTGAAGGACATGTTGTTAAATGCTATTGGGGTAAAGAATCTCCTGATATGACTAAAAACTTCCAACAG GTCGACTATAGTCAGTGGGGGCAGTGGAGCCAGGTTTATGGAAACCCACAACAGTATGGACAGTATATGGCAAACGGGTGGCAAGTACCACCTTACGGAGTATACGGGCAACCGTGGAACCAGCAAGGATTTGGAGTAGA tcAATCACCTTCTGCTGCTTGGATGGGTGGATTTGGTGCTCAGCCTCCCCAAGGACAAGCTCCTCCCCCTGTAATACCTCCTCCTAACCAAGCTGGATATGGTATGGCAAGTTACCAAACACAGTGA